In Scylla paramamosain isolate STU-SP2022 unplaced genomic scaffold, ASM3559412v1 Contig67, whole genome shotgun sequence, the following are encoded in one genomic region:
- the LOC135098502 gene encoding uncharacterized protein LOC135098502 isoform X3 codes for MVCLVRAGCQPRPLARKLWERQGQFRKSQAVLEPFVAVLANSRMWKRAVWLEGKKEEEGVVPSSWVLEENQTLFWPQGVNAENALHNQQEPDPASWRKFMLKKVKITSDSFQECDTYHLTSTVESSESNSDPDEGLLMRKRRKRCKKNLPDDFVSSENLHEAVHMKPASQKPQVTTSQDKVASAPSQVVLPTPPPKVSLDMRSTRTHGMMECSATKDSVSSKTSKSSDNSDGSGQHDRRHHDTPYQKRNHDRGDNLDHHDRRHHDTPHRRRSHDQGDVLKKFSDSNVTEIQMIVAAKLRNAPKLKN; via the exons ATGGTCTGCCTTGTACGTGCAGGCTGCCAGCCTCGGCCGTTGGCGCGAAAACTGTGGGAAAGACAGGGACAGTTCAGGAAGTCTCAGGCTGTTTTGGAGCCTTTCGTGGCTGTGCTAGCAAATAGCAG aATGTGGAAACGAGCAGTTTGGTTGGagggtaagaaagaagaagagggtgtGGTGCCATCCAGCTGGGTATTAGAAGAGAACCAAACCTTGTTTTGGCCACAAGGAGTTAATGCTGAGAATGCCCTTCATAATCAGCAAGAACCAGACCCTGCATCATGGAGAAAGTTTATgttgaaaaaagtgaagatcaCTTCTG ATAGTTTTCAAGAATGCGATACCTACCATCTGACATCTACGGTGGAGAGTTCTGAGAGCAACAGTGATCCTGATGAAGGTCTACtcatgagaaaaaggagaaaacgttGTAAGAAAAATCTGCCTGATGACTTTGTCAGCAGTGAAAACTTACATG AAGCTGTCCACATGAAGCCAGCCTCACAGAAGCCACAGGTCACAACCTCTCAAGATAAGGTAGCTTCTGCTCCTTCACAGGTTGTActtccaacacctcctcctaaGGTGTCTTTGGATATGCGGTCCACCAGAACCCATGGGATGATGGAGTGCAGTGCAACAAAAGATTCGGTATCCAGCAAGACATCCAAGTCATCTGACAACAGTGATGGCAGTGGCCAGCATGACAGGAGACATCATGACACGCCTTACCAAAAAAGAAACCATGATCGAGGTGACAATCTTGACCACCATGACAGGAGACACCATGACACACCTCACCGAAGAAGAAGCCATGACCAAGGTGACGTGCTTAAAAAGTTCTCTGATTCAAATGTGACAGAAATACAAATGATAGTTGCAGCAAAATTGCGTAATGCTCCAAAattgaaaaattaa
- the LOC135098502 gene encoding uncharacterized protein LOC135098502 isoform X2 — protein sequence MYLSYGHCSLSQNCSSASSLSSSSPLCLVCQYSPECCSSGYEEDFVRLRHGMWKRAVWLEGKKEEEGVVPSSWVLEENQTLFWPQGVNAENALHNQQEPDPASWRKFMLKKVKITSDSFQECDTYHLTSTVESSESNSDPDEGLLMRKRRKRCKKNLPDDFVSSENLHAVHMKPASQKPQVTTSQDKVASAPSQVVLPTPPPKVSLDMRSTRTHGMMECSATKDSVSSKTSKSSDNSDGSGQHDRRHHDTPYQKRNHDRGDNLDHHDRRHHDTPHRRRSHDQGDVLKKFSDSNVTEIQMIVAAKLRNAPKLKN from the exons ATGTATCTCTCTTATGGCCATTGTTCTTTATCTCAAAACTGTTCATCTGcatcttcactctcctcttcgtctcccttGTGCCTTGTGTGCCAGTACAGCCCGGAGTGCTGCTCTTCGGGTTATGAAGAGGATTTTGTCAGGTTGAGACATGG aATGTGGAAACGAGCAGTTTGGTTGGagggtaagaaagaagaagagggtgtGGTGCCATCCAGCTGGGTATTAGAAGAGAACCAAACCTTGTTTTGGCCACAAGGAGTTAATGCTGAGAATGCCCTTCATAATCAGCAAGAACCAGACCCTGCATCATGGAGAAAGTTTATgttgaaaaaagtgaagatcaCTTCTG ATAGTTTTCAAGAATGCGATACCTACCATCTGACATCTACGGTGGAGAGTTCTGAGAGCAACAGTGATCCTGATGAAGGTCTACtcatgagaaaaaggagaaaacgttGTAAGAAAAATCTGCCTGATGACTTTGTCAGCAGTGAAAACTTACATG CTGTCCACATGAAGCCAGCCTCACAGAAGCCACAGGTCACAACCTCTCAAGATAAGGTAGCTTCTGCTCCTTCACAGGTTGTActtccaacacctcctcctaaGGTGTCTTTGGATATGCGGTCCACCAGAACCCATGGGATGATGGAGTGCAGTGCAACAAAAGATTCGGTATCCAGCAAGACATCCAAGTCATCTGACAACAGTGATGGCAGTGGCCAGCATGACAGGAGACATCATGACACGCCTTACCAAAAAAGAAACCATGATCGAGGTGACAATCTTGACCACCATGACAGGAGACACCATGACACACCTCACCGAAGAAGAAGCCATGACCAAGGTGACGTGCTTAAAAAGTTCTCTGATTCAAATGTGACAGAAATACAAATGATAGTTGCAGCAAAATTGCGTAATGCTCCAAAattgaaaaattaa
- the LOC135098502 gene encoding uncharacterized protein LOC135098502 isoform X1, whose translation MYLSYGHCSLSQNCSSASSLSSSSPLCLVCQYSPECCSSGYEEDFVRLRHGMWKRAVWLEGKKEEEGVVPSSWVLEENQTLFWPQGVNAENALHNQQEPDPASWRKFMLKKVKITSDSFQECDTYHLTSTVESSESNSDPDEGLLMRKRRKRCKKNLPDDFVSSENLHEAVHMKPASQKPQVTTSQDKVASAPSQVVLPTPPPKVSLDMRSTRTHGMMECSATKDSVSSKTSKSSDNSDGSGQHDRRHHDTPYQKRNHDRGDNLDHHDRRHHDTPHRRRSHDQGDVLKKFSDSNVTEIQMIVAAKLRNAPKLKN comes from the exons ATGTATCTCTCTTATGGCCATTGTTCTTTATCTCAAAACTGTTCATCTGcatcttcactctcctcttcgtctcccttGTGCCTTGTGTGCCAGTACAGCCCGGAGTGCTGCTCTTCGGGTTATGAAGAGGATTTTGTCAGGTTGAGACATGG aATGTGGAAACGAGCAGTTTGGTTGGagggtaagaaagaagaagagggtgtGGTGCCATCCAGCTGGGTATTAGAAGAGAACCAAACCTTGTTTTGGCCACAAGGAGTTAATGCTGAGAATGCCCTTCATAATCAGCAAGAACCAGACCCTGCATCATGGAGAAAGTTTATgttgaaaaaagtgaagatcaCTTCTG ATAGTTTTCAAGAATGCGATACCTACCATCTGACATCTACGGTGGAGAGTTCTGAGAGCAACAGTGATCCTGATGAAGGTCTACtcatgagaaaaaggagaaaacgttGTAAGAAAAATCTGCCTGATGACTTTGTCAGCAGTGAAAACTTACATG AAGCTGTCCACATGAAGCCAGCCTCACAGAAGCCACAGGTCACAACCTCTCAAGATAAGGTAGCTTCTGCTCCTTCACAGGTTGTActtccaacacctcctcctaaGGTGTCTTTGGATATGCGGTCCACCAGAACCCATGGGATGATGGAGTGCAGTGCAACAAAAGATTCGGTATCCAGCAAGACATCCAAGTCATCTGACAACAGTGATGGCAGTGGCCAGCATGACAGGAGACATCATGACACGCCTTACCAAAAAAGAAACCATGATCGAGGTGACAATCTTGACCACCATGACAGGAGACACCATGACACACCTCACCGAAGAAGAAGCCATGACCAAGGTGACGTGCTTAAAAAGTTCTCTGATTCAAATGTGACAGAAATACAAATGATAGTTGCAGCAAAATTGCGTAATGCTCCAAAattgaaaaattaa
- the LOC135098502 gene encoding uncharacterized protein LOC135098502 isoform X4, producing MWKRAVWLEGKKEEEGVVPSSWVLEENQTLFWPQGVNAENALHNQQEPDPASWRKFMLKKVKITSDSFQECDTYHLTSTVESSESNSDPDEGLLMRKRRKRCKKNLPDDFVSSENLHEAVHMKPASQKPQVTTSQDKVASAPSQVVLPTPPPKVSLDMRSTRTHGMMECSATKDSVSSKTSKSSDNSDGSGQHDRRHHDTPYQKRNHDRGDNLDHHDRRHHDTPHRRRSHDQGDVLKKFSDSNVTEIQMIVAAKLRNAPKLKN from the exons ATGTGGAAACGAGCAGTTTGGTTGGagggtaagaaagaagaagagggtgtGGTGCCATCCAGCTGGGTATTAGAAGAGAACCAAACCTTGTTTTGGCCACAAGGAGTTAATGCTGAGAATGCCCTTCATAATCAGCAAGAACCAGACCCTGCATCATGGAGAAAGTTTATgttgaaaaaagtgaagatcaCTTCTG ATAGTTTTCAAGAATGCGATACCTACCATCTGACATCTACGGTGGAGAGTTCTGAGAGCAACAGTGATCCTGATGAAGGTCTACtcatgagaaaaaggagaaaacgttGTAAGAAAAATCTGCCTGATGACTTTGTCAGCAGTGAAAACTTACATG AAGCTGTCCACATGAAGCCAGCCTCACAGAAGCCACAGGTCACAACCTCTCAAGATAAGGTAGCTTCTGCTCCTTCACAGGTTGTActtccaacacctcctcctaaGGTGTCTTTGGATATGCGGTCCACCAGAACCCATGGGATGATGGAGTGCAGTGCAACAAAAGATTCGGTATCCAGCAAGACATCCAAGTCATCTGACAACAGTGATGGCAGTGGCCAGCATGACAGGAGACATCATGACACGCCTTACCAAAAAAGAAACCATGATCGAGGTGACAATCTTGACCACCATGACAGGAGACACCATGACACACCTCACCGAAGAAGAAGCCATGACCAAGGTGACGTGCTTAAAAAGTTCTCTGATTCAAATGTGACAGAAATACAAATGATAGTTGCAGCAAAATTGCGTAATGCTCCAAAattgaaaaattaa